A genomic segment from Sorangium aterium encodes:
- a CDS encoding ABC transporter ATP-binding protein — protein sequence MATLSLRGLTRRFPSADRPALAGLDLDVDDGELLVLVGPSGCGKSTALRLIAGLDSPDGGTVSIGGRDVSRVAPEDRDVAMVFQGYALYPHMTARDIMGFPLRMRGVAREERARRVEEAAALLAIGHLLDRRPGELSGGERQRVAMGRAIVRAPAAFLFDEPLSNLDAALRAELRVELAALVRRLGTTSVYVTHDQVEAMTMGDRIAVLRAGELQQVGPPRAIYEAPANTFVAGFLGTPAINLLPLERSGERYEGAALSLPAPPGVALPDRAIAGVRPEHLRVAPGLGSQDGAGARGDAGAQGEVEVEARVVVAEPLGAETFLYLDAGGTRLRARAHGFATPAPGEAVRARLDPRDVLWFDAGSGARITPPRAAS from the coding sequence ATGGCCACCCTCTCGCTCCGAGGCCTGACCCGCCGGTTCCCGAGCGCCGACCGCCCCGCGCTCGCCGGCCTGGATCTCGACGTCGACGACGGCGAGCTGCTCGTCCTCGTCGGCCCCTCGGGCTGCGGCAAATCGACGGCGCTCCGGCTGATCGCGGGCCTCGACAGCCCCGACGGCGGCACGGTCTCGATCGGCGGGCGCGACGTCAGCCGCGTCGCGCCGGAGGACCGCGACGTGGCCATGGTCTTCCAGGGCTACGCGCTCTACCCGCACATGACCGCGCGCGACATCATGGGCTTCCCGCTCAGGATGCGCGGGGTCGCGCGGGAGGAGCGGGCGCGCCGCGTCGAGGAGGCGGCGGCGCTGCTCGCCATCGGCCACTTGCTCGATCGGCGCCCCGGCGAGCTCTCGGGAGGCGAGCGCCAGCGCGTCGCCATGGGGCGCGCGATCGTGCGCGCCCCCGCGGCGTTCCTCTTCGACGAGCCGCTCTCGAACCTCGACGCCGCGCTGCGCGCCGAGCTCCGGGTCGAGCTCGCGGCGCTCGTGCGCCGCCTCGGCACGACGTCGGTCTACGTGACCCACGACCAGGTCGAGGCCATGACCATGGGCGACCGCATCGCCGTGCTCCGCGCCGGCGAGCTCCAGCAGGTCGGCCCGCCGCGCGCCATCTACGAGGCGCCGGCGAACACGTTCGTTGCCGGGTTCCTGGGCACGCCGGCGATCAACCTCCTCCCGCTCGAGCGCTCCGGCGAGCGCTACGAGGGCGCGGCGCTCTCGCTGCCTGCCCCGCCGGGGGTGGCGCTCCCCGACCGGGCCATCGCCGGCGTGCGGCCCGAGCACCTGCGCGTCGCGCCTGGGCTCGGATCGCAGGACGGCGCGGGGGCGCGCGGCGACGCCGGGGCGCAGGGCGAGGTGGAGGTCGAGGCGCGCGTCGTCGTGGCCGAGCCGCTCGGCGCCGAGACGTTCCTGTACCTCGACGCGGGCGGGACACGGCTGCGCGCGCGGGCGCACGGCTTCGCGACGCCCGCGCCGGGCGAGGCGGTGCGCGCGCGGCTCGATCCGCGCGACGTGCTCTGGTTCGACGCCGGCTCCGGCGCCCGGATCACCCCGCCGCGGGCGGCGTCATGA
- a CDS encoding aspartate kinase, whose product MIVMKFGGSSVESRAQIEKVLHIVRARLARRPVVVSSAHKGMTDALINAAKAAATGRFDPSVPVNKQRAVAESLGCAPELLAPFYEEIGDLLRGISLVKELSPRSLDYIASFGERMAVRCIADFFARSGVPARAYDVWDLGFVTDANFGRARPLPGFDARIKAMFAERVPEGIVAIVTGFVGRNEAGEITTVGRNGSDLTATLVAAGLGAEEAQIWSDTDGVMTADPSVVKTARNIPTMRFEEAAELAFFGSRVLHPSTLLPAMEKGIPVRVLNTNRPDHPGTVIDFNTDAASPAVTSIAYRERQVVLKISSTRMFGEVGFLAQVLAVLARHEVVIDVITTSEVSVSMTTDDLGKLSRALPELEQFGACEVLPNRTTLVIVGQGMSKQKGVAAQVLEAMAQAGVNVEMLSYATGSVNLSMVIEDAHVASAVGVLHHSLFEKAR is encoded by the coding sequence ATGATCGTCATGAAGTTCGGCGGCAGCTCGGTCGAGAGCCGCGCGCAGATCGAGAAGGTTCTTCACATCGTCAGAGCCCGCCTGGCCCGCCGCCCCGTCGTGGTGAGCTCCGCTCACAAGGGCATGACCGACGCGCTGATCAACGCCGCCAAGGCCGCCGCCACGGGGCGGTTCGATCCCTCCGTCCCGGTGAACAAGCAGCGCGCGGTCGCCGAGTCGCTCGGCTGCGCGCCCGAGCTCCTCGCGCCCTTCTACGAGGAGATCGGCGATCTGCTGCGCGGCATCAGCCTCGTCAAGGAGCTCAGCCCGAGGAGCCTCGACTACATCGCGAGCTTCGGAGAGCGCATGGCCGTGCGGTGCATCGCGGACTTCTTCGCAAGGAGCGGCGTGCCGGCCCGCGCCTACGACGTCTGGGACCTCGGCTTCGTCACCGACGCGAACTTCGGCCGCGCGCGCCCGCTGCCCGGCTTCGACGCACGGATCAAGGCCATGTTCGCCGAGCGCGTCCCCGAGGGGATCGTGGCGATCGTCACCGGCTTCGTCGGCCGCAACGAGGCCGGCGAGATCACGACCGTCGGCCGCAACGGGAGCGACCTGACGGCCACGCTGGTCGCGGCGGGGCTCGGCGCCGAGGAGGCGCAGATCTGGAGCGACACCGACGGCGTGATGACCGCCGACCCGAGCGTCGTGAAGACGGCCCGGAACATCCCCACGATGCGCTTCGAAGAGGCCGCGGAGCTCGCGTTCTTCGGCTCCCGCGTCCTGCACCCCTCCACGCTGCTGCCCGCCATGGAGAAGGGCATCCCGGTGCGGGTGCTCAACACGAACCGGCCGGATCACCCCGGCACGGTCATCGACTTCAACACCGACGCCGCGTCTCCGGCCGTGACGAGCATCGCCTACCGCGAGCGGCAGGTCGTGCTCAAGATCAGCTCGACCCGGATGTTCGGCGAGGTCGGCTTCCTCGCGCAGGTACTCGCGGTGCTGGCCCGGCACGAGGTCGTGATCGACGTGATCACCACGTCCGAGGTCTCGGTCTCGATGACCACCGACGACCTCGGGAAGCTCAGCCGCGCGCTCCCCGAGCTCGAGCAGTTCGGCGCCTGCGAGGTCCTGCCCAACCGGACGACCCTCGTGATCGTCGGCCAGGGCATGTCCAAGCAGAAGGGCGTCGCCGCGCAGGTGCTCGAGGCGATGGCCCAGGCCGGCGTCAACGTCGAGATGCTCAGCTACGCCACGGGCAGCGTGAACCTGTCGATGGTCATCGAGGACGCGCACGTCGCCTCGGCGGTTGGCGTTCTGCACCACTCCCTCTTCGAGAAGGCGCGGTGA
- a CDS encoding carbohydrate ABC transporter permease: MKPKHPLSPYLLLLPTAAFLAVFFLIPLLLAAKNSFFTWDLLTPPRYVGLRNYEVLVGSGELAGTLLRTLGYSAVVVALSGALGLALAVALDRPGPVYAFVRGAVFSAYVVSWVAVALLWMWILDAEGLFTAALRGVGLPTMSWLGDPRSALLALAAVSVWKITGYAMVIFLAGLQDIPRALHEAAALDGAGPWRRFRHVTWPLLRPSAAFVATTSLILSFQAFDVIRVMTQGGPVKATTLFVYAIYEHVFVNLRVGRASAMIVIFFSFLLLLTVLQLWALRAGAPREGRRPS, from the coding sequence ATGAAGCCCAAACACCCCCTCTCGCCCTACCTGCTCCTCCTGCCCACCGCGGCATTCCTGGCGGTGTTCTTCCTGATCCCGCTCCTGCTCGCGGCCAAGAACAGCTTCTTCACGTGGGACCTGCTCACGCCCCCGCGGTATGTCGGGCTCCGGAACTACGAGGTCCTCGTCGGGAGCGGCGAGCTCGCCGGCACGCTGCTCCGCACGCTCGGCTACAGCGCCGTCGTGGTGGCGCTCTCCGGCGCCCTGGGGCTCGCGCTGGCGGTGGCGCTCGATCGACCTGGGCCTGTCTATGCCTTCGTGCGGGGCGCTGTGTTCAGCGCCTATGTCGTGTCGTGGGTCGCCGTGGCGCTCCTCTGGATGTGGATCCTCGACGCCGAGGGGCTCTTCACCGCCGCGCTCCGCGGGGTCGGCCTGCCGACGATGAGCTGGCTCGGCGATCCCCGCTCGGCGCTGCTCGCGCTGGCCGCGGTGAGCGTCTGGAAGATCACCGGCTATGCCATGGTCATCTTCCTGGCCGGCCTCCAGGACATCCCCCGCGCGCTCCACGAAGCGGCCGCGCTCGACGGCGCCGGCCCATGGCGGCGGTTCCGCCACGTGACATGGCCGCTGCTCCGCCCGAGCGCCGCCTTCGTGGCGACGACGAGCCTCATCCTCTCTTTTCAGGCGTTCGACGTGATCCGCGTGATGACGCAGGGAGGGCCGGTCAAAGCGACGACCCTCTTCGTCTACGCGATCTACGAGCACGTCTTCGTGAACCTGCGGGTCGGCCGGGCCAGCGCCATGATCGTGATTTTCTTCAGCTTTTTGCTCCTCCTGACGGTCCTGCAGCTCTGGGCGCTCCGCGCGGGCGCGCCGCGCGAGGGGAGGCGGCCGTCGTGA
- a CDS encoding carbohydrate ABC transporter permease, protein MTAGQSGGARAGLFNSRSRRLASDAVLLVVAIVWLGPYAWMTITSLKTLPEITRAPAYPLPQAFQLGAYREVLQAVPVMRYFVNTVFMATAIALLQIALALPAGYALAKLRFVGRSAAFVLVLSCLLIPAQVTFVPVFTMLGSVGLVNTFGALILPFGVSALGTFLVRQALLSVPDEIIEAARMDGAGELRIIYLILGPMLRPTLSALFLFSFVFHYNDYFWPLVMTTDDQVRTLPLAIALLREQGTGVRWHLVMAGNVILSLPVLLVFAAAQRQILRAVTARI, encoded by the coding sequence GTGACGGCGGGGCAGAGCGGCGGCGCCCGCGCGGGGCTCTTCAACTCGCGCTCGCGCCGCCTCGCCTCGGACGCCGTGCTCCTCGTGGTGGCGATCGTGTGGCTCGGGCCCTATGCGTGGATGACGATCACCTCGCTGAAGACGCTGCCCGAGATCACCCGCGCTCCGGCTTACCCCTTGCCGCAGGCCTTCCAGCTGGGCGCGTACCGCGAGGTGCTCCAGGCGGTGCCGGTGATGCGGTATTTCGTCAACACCGTGTTCATGGCGACGGCGATCGCGCTCTTGCAGATCGCCCTCGCGCTCCCGGCCGGTTATGCGCTCGCGAAACTCAGGTTCGTGGGGCGGAGCGCCGCGTTCGTCCTGGTGCTCTCGTGCCTTCTCATCCCGGCGCAGGTGACGTTCGTGCCGGTCTTCACGATGCTCGGCTCGGTCGGCCTCGTGAACACGTTCGGGGCGCTGATCCTGCCCTTCGGGGTGAGCGCGCTCGGCACGTTCCTCGTGCGCCAGGCGCTGCTCTCGGTCCCTGACGAGATCATCGAGGCGGCGAGGATGGATGGGGCTGGCGAGCTCAGGATTATCTACCTGATCCTCGGCCCGATGCTGCGGCCGACGCTCTCGGCGCTGTTCCTGTTCAGCTTCGTCTTTCACTACAACGATTACTTCTGGCCGCTCGTCATGACGACCGACGACCAGGTGCGCACGCTGCCGCTCGCGATCGCCCTTCTCCGGGAGCAGGGCACCGGCGTCCGCTGGCACCTCGTGATGGCCGGCAACGTGATCCTGAGCCTGCCTGTGCTCCTCGTGTTCGCGGCGGCGCAGCGGCAGATCCTGCGCGCGGTGACGGCGCGGATCTGA
- a CDS encoding ABC transporter substrate-binding protein → MNGEGRAVRSRRDALRALAASLAAAAAGSIGCARRASDGRIEGSLWFAYGGKNREVLLSLVDQFHREQGRYRIDAVYQGDYFEALAKLRTALAAGAAPALTHVVGEVVPYLAEAGVLEPLDRLLADAPGGDLDVVEALGQSGTFVGGGERPLVCLPFNRSTPIAYYNRNVFRELGLSPPTTWDELRATAARLVVRDGASTRRWGFECPIDWWFWAALVGQAGGDVVAPDGTPTLGGEAGVRALRFWQTLVHEDRTMKPPPGRDYNAWQVTNTDFLAGRVAMIWTSTAFLRYLEDNASQAGAGKFEVGAAPLPRDVRASVPTGGTMFVMPRGAAPAAQEAAFAFLRWMMQPEQANSFATRTGYIPVSRRGLEVLRQDGYYAAHPNDRVAVDQLAHAAPWPWSPELFRVQREAVQPRLEEAVLAPRDAAETLSEAVRAARER, encoded by the coding sequence ATGAACGGGGAAGGCCGCGCCGTGCGCTCGCGGCGCGACGCGCTCCGTGCGCTCGCCGCGTCGCTCGCCGCGGCCGCGGCGGGATCGATCGGCTGCGCGCGGCGCGCATCCGACGGGCGCATCGAGGGCTCGCTGTGGTTCGCCTACGGCGGCAAGAACCGCGAGGTGCTCCTGTCGCTCGTCGACCAGTTCCACCGCGAGCAGGGCCGCTACCGCATCGACGCCGTGTACCAGGGCGACTACTTCGAGGCGCTCGCCAAGCTGCGGACCGCGCTCGCGGCGGGCGCGGCGCCCGCCCTGACGCACGTGGTCGGCGAGGTGGTGCCCTACCTGGCCGAGGCGGGCGTGCTCGAGCCGCTCGATCGGCTCCTCGCCGACGCCCCGGGCGGCGATCTCGACGTGGTCGAGGCGCTCGGCCAGTCGGGGACGTTCGTGGGCGGCGGCGAGCGCCCGCTCGTGTGCCTGCCGTTCAACCGATCGACGCCGATCGCCTACTACAACCGGAATGTGTTTCGCGAGCTCGGGCTGTCGCCGCCGACGACCTGGGACGAGCTGCGCGCGACGGCCGCGCGGCTCGTCGTGCGCGACGGCGCGAGCACGCGGCGGTGGGGCTTCGAGTGCCCGATCGACTGGTGGTTCTGGGCGGCGCTCGTCGGGCAAGCGGGCGGCGACGTCGTGGCCCCGGACGGCACGCCCACGCTCGGCGGGGAGGCGGGCGTGCGCGCCCTCCGGTTCTGGCAGACCCTCGTGCACGAGGACCGCACGATGAAGCCGCCGCCCGGGCGCGATTACAACGCGTGGCAGGTGACGAACACCGATTTCCTGGCAGGCCGGGTCGCGATGATCTGGACCTCGACCGCGTTCCTCCGGTACCTGGAGGACAACGCGAGCCAGGCGGGCGCCGGGAAGTTCGAGGTGGGCGCCGCCCCGCTGCCGCGCGACGTGCGCGCCTCGGTGCCCACGGGCGGGACGATGTTCGTGATGCCGCGGGGCGCCGCGCCGGCGGCGCAGGAGGCGGCGTTCGCGTTCCTGCGCTGGATGATGCAGCCGGAGCAGGCGAACTCGTTCGCGACGCGGACGGGCTACATCCCCGTCTCGCGCCGCGGCCTCGAGGTGCTCAGGCAGGATGGCTATTACGCCGCGCACCCGAACGACCGCGTCGCCGTGGACCAGCTCGCGCACGCCGCGCCCTGGCCCTGGTCTCCGGAGCTGTTCCGCGTCCAGCGCGAGGCGGTGCAGCCCCGGCTCGAAGAGGCGGTGCTCGCCCCGCGCGACGCCGCCGAGACCCTCTCCGAGGCCGTCCGCGCGGCGCGCGAGCGATGA
- a CDS encoding cytochrome-c peroxidase: MSTGVFSSALTACGPGDPDPVAGVNVDDPDQQITVTEVPPPAISGGTLIVASDGHTAVAADADRDRVWIVDLQSGEPAEVPLERGDEPGRLVEDASGRVHVALRRAGAVVTLDVEARSVIARREVCRAPRGVAYDASLDAIHVACAGGELVTLPASGGPAVRKLRPAPDLRDVVVEGDRLLVSRFRSAETLVVGPDGAVLSRRTLPVFYSNGFANSEYAPSVAWRMAPLAGGGALMVHQRSMSSKVTLSPGGYYQSADCDGNIVHAAVSRIDPADVPDTSIPSLPAAAIPNVSLPVDIAVTPDGARMAIVAAGRRTVVSATVDNLERDAETASCSPEVTANVLSGQPVAVAFDGRGEIVVQLREPAALEVVGGRTIALPGESVKDTGHDMFHRPPNAVSAVACASCHPEGHEDGRTWDFDPVGLRRTQALGGGILKTAPLHWSGDLQDLAGLMGEVFVSRMGGQQPGARRLDLMARYLDSLPAFPASPPEDDAAVARGEVLFHDKKVACADCHGGLMLTNNRNEDVGKGERLQVPSLLGIAGRAPFMHDGCAATLRDRFDPLCGGDKHGDVSGLTSAQLDDLVAYLETL; encoded by the coding sequence TTGTCCACGGGCGTTTTCTCGTCAGCTCTCACGGCGTGCGGCCCGGGGGATCCCGACCCGGTGGCCGGGGTGAATGTCGACGACCCTGATCAGCAGATCACGGTGACGGAGGTGCCACCGCCGGCCATCAGCGGCGGAACGCTGATCGTCGCCAGCGACGGTCACACGGCGGTGGCGGCGGACGCCGACCGCGATCGCGTCTGGATCGTCGATCTCCAAAGCGGCGAGCCGGCGGAGGTGCCGCTGGAGCGCGGCGACGAGCCCGGGCGCCTCGTCGAGGACGCGAGCGGCCGGGTCCACGTGGCGCTCCGGCGCGCCGGCGCGGTGGTGACCCTCGATGTCGAGGCGCGGTCGGTCATCGCGCGCAGGGAGGTCTGCCGGGCGCCGCGCGGGGTCGCCTACGACGCCTCGCTCGACGCCATCCACGTCGCCTGCGCCGGCGGCGAGCTCGTGACGCTCCCGGCCTCCGGCGGCCCCGCCGTCCGGAAGCTCCGCCCCGCCCCCGACCTGCGCGACGTCGTTGTCGAGGGCGACCGGCTCCTTGTCAGCCGCTTCAGGTCCGCGGAGACGCTGGTCGTGGGCCCCGACGGCGCGGTGCTCTCGCGCCGCACGCTCCCCGTCTTCTACTCGAACGGGTTCGCCAACTCGGAGTATGCGCCGTCCGTGGCCTGGCGCATGGCGCCGCTCGCCGGCGGAGGTGCGCTGATGGTGCACCAGCGCTCGATGTCGTCGAAGGTCACCCTCAGCCCAGGCGGCTATTACCAGTCTGCCGACTGCGACGGGAACATCGTGCACGCCGCGGTCAGCAGGATCGACCCGGCGGACGTTCCTGACACATCGATCCCCTCGCTGCCTGCGGCCGCGATCCCGAATGTCTCGCTGCCGGTCGACATCGCGGTCACGCCCGACGGCGCGCGGATGGCCATCGTGGCGGCCGGCAGACGCACCGTCGTGAGCGCGACCGTCGACAATCTGGAGCGCGACGCCGAGACGGCCAGCTGCAGCCCGGAGGTCACCGCGAACGTGCTGAGCGGGCAGCCCGTCGCCGTGGCCTTCGACGGCCGGGGCGAGATCGTCGTGCAGCTGCGCGAGCCGGCAGCCCTGGAGGTGGTCGGCGGGCGCACCATCGCGCTTCCGGGCGAGAGCGTGAAGGACACCGGACACGATATGTTCCACCGCCCGCCGAACGCCGTGAGCGCCGTGGCGTGCGCGTCGTGCCACCCCGAAGGGCACGAGGACGGGCGGACGTGGGACTTCGATCCCGTGGGCCTGCGGCGGACGCAGGCGCTGGGCGGCGGCATCCTGAAGACGGCGCCCCTCCACTGGAGCGGCGATCTGCAGGATCTCGCGGGCCTGATGGGGGAGGTGTTCGTCTCCCGCATGGGCGGCCAGCAGCCCGGCGCCCGGCGGCTCGACCTGATGGCCCGTTACCTCGACAGCCTGCCCGCCTTCCCGGCGTCGCCGCCCGAGGACGACGCCGCCGTGGCGCGGGGCGAGGTGCTCTTCCATGACAAGAAGGTGGCCTGCGCGGACTGCCACGGTGGCCTGATGCTCACCAACAACCGGAACGAGGACGTGGGCAAGGGCGAGCGGTTGCAGGTGCCCTCGCTCCTCGGCATCGCCGGGCGCGCGCCGTTCATGCACGACGGCTGCGCGGCGACGCTCCGCGATCGCTTCGATCCGCTGTGCGGAGGCGACAAGCACGGTGACGTCTCCGGCCTGACCTCCGCGCAGCTGGACGATCTGGTCGCGTACCTCGAGACCCTCTGA
- a CDS encoding HAD family hydrolase: MTAAHLDGSATIPRESTTDILRRIEAAHGTYATRTALAFDADGTLWEGDVGVDLFEAFLAGRFARPEAEAALRREAEAFGVAAEGGAHEIASALYAAFNAERYPEDRAFAMMAWAFAGWREDELAALVDRVLEEKGHAGRIRPALLPILDWARSRGVPVYVVSASPRAVIERAVARLGVAPERIAAMTPAVREGRIAPELGAPATYGEGKTRALERIFPELAVLAAFGDSAYDAALLRTARVPVAVSPSPKLLAVADLIPGLVLLAT; encoded by the coding sequence ATGACGGCGGCACACCTCGACGGCAGCGCGACGATCCCGCGCGAGAGCACGACCGACATCCTGCGGAGGATCGAGGCCGCGCACGGCACGTACGCCACGCGCACCGCGCTCGCGTTCGACGCGGACGGCACCCTCTGGGAGGGGGACGTGGGGGTCGACCTCTTCGAGGCGTTCCTCGCGGGGCGCTTCGCGCGGCCCGAGGCGGAGGCGGCGCTGCGCCGCGAGGCCGAGGCGTTCGGCGTCGCCGCGGAGGGCGGCGCGCACGAGATCGCGAGCGCGCTCTACGCGGCGTTCAACGCCGAGCGCTACCCGGAGGACAGGGCGTTCGCGATGATGGCCTGGGCCTTCGCGGGGTGGCGCGAGGACGAGCTCGCGGCGCTCGTCGATCGCGTGCTCGAGGAGAAGGGCCACGCAGGGCGGATCCGGCCGGCGCTGCTGCCGATCCTCGACTGGGCGCGCTCGCGCGGCGTCCCGGTGTACGTCGTCTCGGCGTCGCCTCGCGCCGTGATCGAGCGCGCCGTCGCGCGCCTCGGCGTCGCGCCCGAGCGCATCGCCGCGATGACCCCGGCCGTCCGCGAAGGCCGGATCGCCCCCGAGCTCGGCGCGCCCGCGACTTACGGCGAGGGGAAGACCCGCGCCCTCGAGCGCATCTTCCCCGAGCTCGCGGTGCTCGCGGCCTTCGGCGACAGCGCCTACGACGCCGCCCTGCTCCGGACGGCCCGGGTGCCCGTCGCGGTCTCCCCGAGCCCCAAGCTGCTCGCTGTCGCCGACTTGATCCCCGGGCTCGTCCTGCTCGCCACCTGA